A DNA window from Drosophila sechellia strain sech25 chromosome X, ASM438219v1, whole genome shotgun sequence contains the following coding sequences:
- the LOC6616028 gene encoding uncharacterized protein LOC6616028, whose amino-acid sequence MWMQLGCRGLAKSPRRKDDDSKPQSMITSAYRDEYMYNTYLAKNTFQLPAGKDSVYLANPSMNELMRAIQSGSSFKRVVVSMIVPLPRTFQLLAPANSPRHQNVRLTPNVVHRKHSFDHQLHQQQVGKSSVQRLPRVHSQGDLLQPRLSVCDEMISRDALPVRVAPLETPTKPQELATEGPSAQWTRAPNKNACYWIGLAHLLLVISCLRGLF is encoded by the exons ATGTGGATGCAACT AGGCTGTCGTGGGCTTGCAAAAAGCCCCAGGCGAAAAGATGACGACAGTAAGCCACAATCTATGATTACCAGTGCATACAGGGAcgaatacatgtacaatacaTATTTGGCTAAGAATACTTTTCAATTACCGGCGGGCAAAGATAGCGTCTATCTCGCCAACCCTTCGATGAACGAGCTAATGCGAGCTATTCAAAGTGGCTCCTCATTTAAGCGCGTCGTAGTATCGATGATTGTCCCATTGCCCAGAACTTTCCAGCTGCTGGCACCAGCGAACTCTCCTCGCCATCAAAATGTAAGACTTACTCCAAATGTAGTGCACCGAAAACATTCTTTCGATCACCAGTTGCATCAGCAGCAAGTGGGAAAGTCGTCAGTTCAACGACTGCCGAGAGTGCACTCGCAGGGCGATTTGTTGCAGCCAAGGCTGTCGGTTTGTGATGAGATGATCTCTAGAGATGCCCTGCCAGTGCGCGTGGCTCCTTTGGAAACGCCCACGAAGCCCCAGGAACTGGCGACCGAGGGGCCCAGTGCCCAGTGGACACGTGCACCGAATAAGAATGCATGCTATTGGATTGGCTTGGCACACTTGCTATTGGTGATTTCTTGCCTGCGCGGACTCTTTTAA